A region of Ornithorhynchus anatinus isolate Pmale09 chromosome 5, mOrnAna1.pri.v4, whole genome shotgun sequence DNA encodes the following proteins:
- the LOC120638398 gene encoding normal mucosa of esophagus-specific gene 1 protein-like has product MGIFQILMKKKELIPLVTFVSLAGLGATSVSVYSLFKTDVILNRSKNPEPWENVDPTQPQKLISINQQWQPIEELQNVKKLTK; this is encoded by the exons ATGGGCATCTTCCAAATCCTGATGAAGaagaaagag CTCATCCCGCTGGTCACCTTCGTCTCCCTCGCCGGGCTGGGAGCCACCTCCGTGTCCGTGTACTCGCTCTTCAAGACAGATGTCAT CCTCAACAGGTCCAAAAATCCAGAGCCGTGGGAGAACGTGGATCCTACCCAGCCTCAAAAG TTGATCTCGATTAACCAGCAGTGGCAACCCATCGAGGAGCTGCAGAATGTGAAGAAGCTGACCAAGTGA